The Gymnodinialimonas sp. 57CJ19 genome includes a window with the following:
- a CDS encoding DUF5665 domain-containing protein — translation MPDTETDPAAPQPPRLEDEVRALREELSFLRQHRMFQVYQSVPRILLLRFAVGMAVGLGTVIGATVLLSIIVWALSQIEFLPIIGAWSVEIARQIEAAVGG, via the coding sequence ATGCCGGACACGGAGACCGATCCTGCCGCCCCTCAACCGCCCCGGCTGGAGGATGAGGTGCGCGCCCTGAGGGAGGAGCTGTCTTTTCTGCGCCAGCACCGGATGTTTCAGGTCTATCAATCGGTTCCCCGTATCTTGCTGCTCAGATTCGCGGTCGGGATGGCTGTGGGCCTTGGCACGGTAATTGGTGCGACCGTTCTTCTGTCGATCATCGTGTGGGCTCTCAGCCAGATCGAGTTTCTGCCCATCATCGGGGCTTGGTCCGTTGAGATTGCCCGTCAAATTGAAGCGGCAGTGGGGGGGTGA
- a CDS encoding DUF1972 domain-containing protein: MAHQKNHRIAILGSVGAPARYGGFETLADNLVQFHAAHSRPEALCVYCSRPAYPDQPMIYGNATLRYSRLRANGASSVLYDAATLRDAIAKGSDVALLLGVSGAIALPLLARKGTRIVTHVDGLEWRRKKWSKPARAFLRWSERLAVQHSDAIIADNPAIATYLRRTYRIEPEVIAYGGDHGQQARQIAPASQWNLPKDYALALCRIEPENNIRMILAACQKTATPLVFVGNWESSAYGRALKQQYSGDPGLRLLDPIYGADALFTLRSNAAVYIHGHAAGGTNPALVEMMHFGRPTLAFECVFNRSTTAGAAQFFTGEASLVAALQGPTPCNGDALREIARRDYLWADVGAQYFELFNRLAQRRAATTTRPETTRGMVLTPPLPLQFDGQSQRTKPR; encoded by the coding sequence ATGGCACATCAAAAGAACCACCGAATTGCGATCTTGGGATCGGTGGGCGCGCCTGCGCGATACGGTGGATTTGAAACACTTGCCGATAACCTCGTGCAATTTCACGCCGCCCATTCCCGGCCCGAGGCGCTTTGCGTCTATTGCAGCCGCCCCGCCTACCCCGATCAGCCGATGATTTATGGCAATGCAACGCTTCGGTATTCTCGGCTTCGCGCCAACGGGGCGTCCAGCGTGCTCTATGATGCCGCCACCCTGCGTGATGCGATCGCCAAAGGCTCCGATGTGGCGCTTTTGCTTGGGGTGTCCGGGGCCATCGCTCTGCCGCTCCTGGCGCGAAAAGGCACCCGGATCGTGACCCATGTGGATGGGTTGGAATGGCGGCGCAAGAAATGGTCCAAGCCCGCCCGCGCCTTCCTTCGCTGGTCAGAGCGTTTGGCCGTGCAGCATTCCGACGCCATCATCGCCGACAATCCCGCCATTGCTACCTACCTGCGCCGCACCTATCGGATTGAGCCAGAGGTCATCGCCTATGGCGGCGACCACGGCCAGCAAGCGCGTCAGATTGCGCCGGCCTCTCAGTGGAACCTACCCAAAGACTACGCGCTGGCCCTGTGCCGGATCGAGCCGGAAAACAACATCCGTATGATCCTCGCCGCCTGTCAAAAGACCGCTACCCCGCTGGTTTTTGTGGGGAATTGGGAAAGCAGTGCCTATGGGCGGGCATTGAAGCAGCAGTATTCGGGTGATCCGGGTCTGCGCCTTCTTGATCCGATTTACGGGGCTGATGCCTTGTTTACGCTGCGCAGCAACGCGGCGGTTTATATTCATGGCCATGCCGCCGGGGGCACCAATCCCGCGTTGGTAGAGATGATGCACTTCGGCCGCCCGACCCTGGCCTTTGAATGTGTGTTCAACCGCTCCACCACCGCGGGGGCAGCGCAGTTCTTTACCGGCGAAGCCTCCCTCGTGGCCGCGCTTCAGGGGCCAACGCCCTGCAATGGCGACGCGCTACGCGAAATCGCCAGGCGCGACTACCTGTGGGCGGATGTGGGTGCCCAATACTTTGAGTTGTTCAACCGACTTGCACAGCGGCGTGCGGCCACGACCACGCGCCCGGAAACGACGCGGGGGATGGTTCTCACCCCCCCACTGCCGCTTCAATTTGACGGGCAATCTCAACGGACCAAGCCCCGATGA
- a CDS encoding sugar transferase, with protein MTIVPDFDRATALPVGVRPAPRQTRPMGVGGSEAYWRARPVLDWVFALLLLPFAAALAGVLVGLNPVFNPGPLLFRQLRMGQGGRAFVVYKFRTMTCGMATRGAADPVETGRITPLGGLLRRMGLDELPQAVNVLRAEMSLIGPRPDSLPHAQEFLAKIPEYRRRLSVRPGISGLSQITLGYAEGVEATRAKALSDIEYINQAGFRMDLWIVWRTLVTIATGRGD; from the coding sequence ATGACCATTGTCCCCGATTTTGACCGTGCCACTGCGCTGCCAGTCGGGGTGCGTCCGGCGCCGAGACAGACTCGACCCATGGGCGTCGGCGGGTCGGAAGCCTATTGGCGCGCGCGGCCCGTGCTGGACTGGGTTTTTGCGCTGTTGCTTTTGCCGTTTGCCGCCGCCCTTGCCGGCGTTTTGGTGGGATTGAACCCAGTGTTCAACCCGGGCCCTTTGCTGTTTCGCCAGCTTCGGATGGGGCAGGGTGGGAGGGCGTTTGTTGTCTATAAATTCAGGACGATGACTTGCGGCATGGCCACGCGCGGCGCCGCTGATCCGGTTGAAACGGGCCGCATAACGCCGCTTGGCGGGCTGCTGCGCCGCATGGGGCTGGATGAGCTGCCACAGGCGGTGAATGTGCTACGGGCCGAGATGAGCCTGATTGGTCCCCGGCCGGATTCGCTGCCCCATGCGCAGGAGTTTCTGGCGAAAATCCCCGAGTATCGGCGGAGGTTGTCTGTGCGTCCGGGGATAAGCGGGCTGTCGCAGATCACTCTGGGTTATGCCGAAGGGGTGGAGGCCACGCGAGCTAAGGCATTGAGTGATATCGAGTATATCAATCAAGCGGGGTTTCGCATGGACCTGTGGATCGTGTGGCGTACCTTGGTGACGATTGCCACAGGACGCGGTGATTAG
- a CDS encoding metallophosphoesterase family protein: MTNWPAPAPKEVVYVIGDVHGCVGKLERLLARIDEDAARQPDVPSKVIFVGDYIDRGEGSATVLQFVAEMTASHPGQVIGLMGNHERMLLDFLSDPTGSARRWIRYGGLQTLASFGLGGGLTTDSRNAGDLLDAAGDLMEAMGPALVDWVANLPLSWSSGNLWVVHAGANPEKTMENQSSRSLLWGNDAFLKQPRTDGQWVAFGHQPFETPFAEQGRIAVDTGAVYGGSMTAARIDPSGDASFLSA, translated from the coding sequence ATGACGAATTGGCCAGCGCCTGCCCCAAAGGAAGTTGTCTATGTGATCGGTGACGTTCACGGGTGCGTCGGGAAGCTGGAAAGGCTGCTCGCTCGGATTGATGAAGATGCAGCGCGGCAACCGGATGTACCAAGCAAAGTGATCTTTGTCGGCGACTACATTGATCGCGGCGAAGGCAGCGCCACAGTGCTGCAATTCGTGGCAGAAATGACGGCATCCCATCCCGGCCAAGTGATTGGTTTGATGGGTAATCATGAGCGAATGCTGCTCGACTTCCTCTCCGATCCCACGGGTTCCGCAAGACGCTGGATTCGCTATGGGGGGCTGCAAACCTTGGCAAGTTTCGGCCTTGGCGGCGGGCTTACCACCGATAGCAGAAATGCAGGTGATCTGCTCGATGCCGCAGGCGACTTGATGGAGGCGATGGGCCCCGCCTTGGTCGACTGGGTGGCAAACCTGCCGCTCTCGTGGTCGTCGGGCAATCTGTGGGTCGTGCACGCCGGGGCGAACCCGGAAAAAACGATGGAGAACCAATCCTCTCGGAGTTTGCTTTGGGGCAACGATGCCTTCCTGAAACAGCCACGGACCGACGGGCAATGGGTGGCGTTCGGGCATCAGCCGTTTGAAACGCCCTTCGCCGAGCAGGGCCGCATCGCCGTTGATACCGGGGCCGTGTACGGCGGGTCGATGACCGCCGCGCGGATTGATCCCAGCGGCGACGCGAGTTTTCTGAGCGCCTAA
- a CDS encoding polysaccharide biosynthesis/export family protein: protein MFSFRAAVAGLGLLGLSACGAAYISSDVSEFGGEDGVQVIDLSPAVVAHANRSAYQPQALPAAFSRIAGGGSGARGAARLPDPVFDAQTRPGALELRVPPPANPGSYRIGVGDVLLLATPRGESTVEELAGLVAAQNQRQGYTVQDDGGIAIPDVGRINVGDMTLAEAEDAIFERLIAARIDPSFSLEVAEFNSQRVSVGGAVRNPGVVPVGMTPVYLDEVLASAGGLSTTEDDFSVIRIYRDGSLYQIPTADLYSDQGLQRIRLVDGDSLFVDTAYDFEQASAYFEEIIARAQYTQSARANAIAELQTEVSIRRGALEESRQNFRDRVEFGAEGGEYVYIAGEVGQPGRFELPFENTAVLADALFDAGGWSESTGNPSQIYLMRALESSAYLSAVTAYRLDGSNAANLVLATRLELRPGDVIFVAEQPVTRWNRVIDQITPSIINLGAAAVN from the coding sequence ATGTTCAGTTTTCGTGCCGCAGTCGCGGGCTTGGGGCTCTTGGGCTTGTCCGCTTGCGGGGCGGCGTACATCTCGTCCGATGTGTCGGAATTCGGCGGTGAAGATGGCGTCCAGGTGATCGACTTGTCCCCCGCCGTCGTCGCCCACGCGAACCGTTCAGCCTATCAACCGCAAGCCTTGCCTGCCGCGTTTTCGCGTATTGCAGGCGGCGGCTCGGGCGCTCGGGGGGCCGCGCGGTTGCCCGATCCGGTGTTCGATGCACAAACGCGCCCCGGCGCGCTGGAACTTCGTGTGCCGCCCCCCGCAAACCCGGGATCCTATCGGATCGGCGTGGGGGACGTGCTGCTTTTGGCAACGCCGCGCGGTGAATCCACGGTCGAGGAATTGGCCGGATTGGTCGCCGCACAGAACCAGCGGCAGGGATACACCGTTCAAGACGATGGCGGCATCGCGATCCCCGATGTGGGCCGCATCAACGTCGGCGACATGACCTTGGCCGAGGCTGAAGACGCGATCTTCGAGCGGTTGATCGCTGCCCGGATCGACCCGTCTTTCAGCCTTGAAGTCGCGGAATTCAATTCGCAGCGCGTCTCGGTGGGCGGCGCGGTGCGCAACCCGGGCGTGGTGCCCGTGGGTATGACGCCGGTTTATCTGGATGAGGTTTTGGCCTCGGCCGGTGGCTTGTCGACAACTGAAGACGACTTCTCGGTGATCCGAATTTACCGCGACGGCTCGCTCTACCAAATTCCCACGGCGGATCTTTACTCCGATCAAGGCCTACAACGTATTCGGCTTGTGGACGGCGATAGCCTGTTTGTGGATACGGCCTATGATTTCGAGCAGGCCTCGGCCTATTTCGAGGAAATCATTGCCCGGGCTCAATACACGCAATCCGCCCGCGCCAACGCAATTGCGGAATTGCAGACCGAGGTTTCCATTCGTCGCGGTGCTTTGGAAGAAAGCCGCCAGAACTTCCGTGACCGCGTAGAATTCGGCGCGGAAGGCGGCGAGTATGTCTATATCGCCGGAGAAGTCGGCCAGCCGGGCCGTTTCGAACTGCCGTTTGAAAACACTGCCGTTCTTGCTGATGCCTTGTTTGATGCGGGCGGGTGGAGCGAAAGCACCGGCAACCCGTCGCAGATTTACCTGATGCGGGCGTTGGAAAGCTCGGCCTACCTCAGCGCGGTCACGGCGTATCGTCTGGATGGATCGAACGCGGCCAACCTTGTGCTGGCCACGCGGTTGGAACTGCGGCCGGGTGATGTGATCTTTGTGGCAGAACAGCCCGTGACGCGGTGGAATCGGGTGATTGACCAGATTACGCCGTCGATCATCAACCTTGGTGCAGCGGCCGTTAACTAA
- a CDS encoding YjbF family lipoprotein, which produces MAVASRWAALVAVASLSACGAAADDPLLGVARDLSQGVFNRSEAAPAVDPRQVLTRDLINQAAVPLILVDTPQGTSSTATRIQTNRSSETWQGNGDASFTLSREGVLSATRGLGHDLFAADIAATRAALVARRSGPVERLYIRVAGDLAQINEGYTCEIRYSGPERLASFGTTRSLTRATETCRQHTTGETVENRYWIDGAGFAWASEQWVSPEVGHLRFERLYR; this is translated from the coding sequence ATGGCGGTAGCATCCCGTTGGGCCGCGCTGGTTGCGGTAGCCAGCCTTTCGGCCTGTGGCGCCGCGGCTGACGATCCGCTGTTGGGCGTGGCCCGTGACTTGTCCCAAGGCGTGTTCAACCGCTCGGAAGCAGCGCCGGCTGTTGATCCCCGACAGGTGCTGACCCGTGATCTGATAAACCAAGCGGCTGTGCCGCTAATCTTGGTGGACACCCCGCAAGGCACCTCTTCCACTGCGACCCGTATCCAGACGAACCGTTCCAGCGAAACATGGCAGGGCAATGGCGACGCGTCCTTCACGCTTAGTCGCGAAGGTGTCTTGAGCGCCACACGCGGTTTGGGACACGATCTGTTCGCCGCCGATATCGCGGCGACCCGTGCAGCCTTGGTCGCGCGGCGTTCCGGCCCGGTTGAGCGGCTCTATATCCGTGTGGCCGGCGACCTTGCACAAATCAATGAAGGCTACACCTGCGAGATTCGGTATTCCGGCCCAGAACGGCTTGCCAGCTTTGGCACAACCCGCAGCCTCACACGGGCAACCGAGACTTGTCGCCAGCACACCACCGGCGAGACAGTCGAAAACCGCTACTGGATTGACGGAGCGGGGTTTGCTTGGGCCTCGGAGCAGTGGGTTAGCCCGGAAGTAGGGCATTTGCGATTTGAACGCCTTTACCGGTAG